The region AAGAATAATAAGTGTAATTAAACCCACCCAGATTCCGGGATCTAATAAAAACTCCATTAGATAATTACCCCGTTCGAGTAAGCTAGAAATAAAGATGGAAGATCAACGCACGGCGAAGGATCCATGATTTTAACCTTTTTGACTTAAGACTCTCTTATTATGCACAAAGCTTTTAATTTGTAATGGTCTTTTCATATTAATTCGGTAAATACTTGTTTATACATAAGTCTATACACAACAGTCAGCTATTAAAAGCCAGGATTGTTTTGCAATGCTTCACTAGCATGTGTCGTCGTATTGATTTAGCTGATCTGGGAAAACAGGTGTTGCTTTCCAAGTCACTCATCAGTTTTCATAAACAATCACCCTCTCATCAGAAATATCAATACCAGCTTTTCTCAGATATCTGCCTAAATAGAGAGACTGCTTAGAGATATCTTCAGGATCTTAAGTAGCAAATTTTTCAATATCAGAGTGAAGAATGACTTAATAAAGATAACACGACCTTTAAATCCCTGATCCTCACCACGCTTTCCTTATTTTATTTAAAAAATGAAAGTGACGTTCATCAGTTTAAATGTAACTTCTAATTTCTCTGCTATTACTAAATCTTTATTCCATATAATTTTATTACTAATTGAATCACATTTTAGATCAAATTTCCCGACGTATGACAGAAATAAATAGGTAACAGATGAGTTAAAAATAGGTAAACTTAGGTCTTTGTTGACCATTCGACAATTTTTTTGTCAATTATTAGCATTATTAAAAGTATTGACTCACAATTTGTCGCAATTTTTAAAAATAATGGTTGAAATTTATATAAACATTTTCATAGAATGTAACTGCCTTACAAAAATAAATACAAGGAATCTACCATGACTAAAAAGTATGCGAAGTTTTTACCTTCAACAGAAGAATTCACCTTAGAAAATTTCCCTTACTATTGGGTTACTCAAGTCCATGCACAATATGTTTTAAATGTTGACCACGCGCTCAAAAAATATGGCGTTGACAATTCACGTCGTCGTATTCTGCTTGCCCTAAAAGCAAAACCACATGCGAGCGTGTCTGACCTTTCAGAGATGGTAGTTTCTAAAATGTCAACAACCACAAAAATTGTCTATCGTCTTAAAGATGAAGGCCTGGTGGATACTTATTCTTGTGAAGACGATGCACGTATTACTCGTGTGGTTCTTACAGAAAAAGGCCACGAGATGTTCCATAAGATTAATGACCTGACCAACATTGTTCTGGAACAGTCATTTGAAGGCTTAACACCGCTCCAAATCGAAAAGACCATGGAAAGTTTACGTCACATCTTCAAAAACCTTGCACGCTGATCTCAAAATATAAAAAAATAATCAGGCATTAGCGTGACTTAAGCTGAAAGATAAATTCATAGGCTAGATTTATCTTTCTGCTTCTCAAGGGATTATTCAAAGAAATTCATTTGGGGACTGACTTTTTTGATCACTTCTTTGGGTACATGTGAACACTCGAACTCTTCTACGGGAAATCCCTCAACAAAAGACTGTATATTCGGTGATTTCAGATTTAGCCATTCATCTATACGCTGATGTGGAATCACAATAACAGAACGCTTGATATTCCCCGGTTCATGGAAATCTTTCATCATAGGATGATCAATTGCGTCCATGGTAATCATAGTGCTTGAACGTACAATCTCATCCTGCACGCGCGCAATTTCATATACAGCGGCAATATAAAATGCTTTGCCATCCTTACGTCTTACACCCCAGCGCTGTGGTTTATTGTCAAAATATTTAGACTCATAAAACTCCGATACCGGAATTACGCCAAATTTACATTTCGCTGTTGCCTCGGCAAAACTCGGCTTCTGTAGCAAGGTTTCATTGCGGGCATTATAGGTGCGAGTACCGATGGTTTTATCCTCAGCCCATTTTGGAATCAAACCAAAATTCACCGAGCGCCATTCCAAACCCAGCTCTGATTTGAATAACAAAGGCAACTGATAATTGGGATAGACTTCTTCTGGGTATTCAAATGGAATTTCCGGAAGATTAAGGTCATGCAGTTGCTGCAAGGTGAGCGGTTTAAAGTTAGCGCACATAGAGTCTTTAAAAACAAAAAATCACCGAAGTATTATAGTACTCCGGTGATCACAGACCTGTGTGTTTTTGCTAACAGAACTATTGTTTTGGTAAGGTCATCCAATGTGTACGGGTAAATTCCTCAAAAATCCAGCGTCCATTAAAACGACCTAGCCCTGAGTTTTTCTCCCCACCAAATGGTGCATTCGGTTGGTCTGCCACCGTAATTCCATTGATGTGTGTCATACCCGCATCTATTTGAGCAGCAAATCGTTCACCGCGTTCAATATTTGAGGTACAGACTGCGCTGGAAAGCCCAAAGCGGGAGTTATTCGCCAAATCCAATGCATGTTCTTCATCATCCGCTTTTAAGATCGGTAGAATCGGACCAAAACTTTCTTCTTGGGCAATATCAAAGTATGGATCGACATGGGTAAAGATATGCGGTGCCACTACATTTCCTTCTATACCGCCTTCATAAACCAGCTTGGCATCCAGTTGTATGGCATGTTCGATAATCTTGCGATGCATTTCAACCTGATGCTGATTAATAATCGGACCAATAATGGTATCTGGCAAGCTTGGATCACCCACAGGAATGGTTTTCACGCGCGCTATCAGTTTATCTACATAGGCGTCATGCAAGCTTTGATCGACAATCACGCGGTTGGTGCTCATACAGATCTGCCCTTGATGCATAAAGCGCCCCATAACAGTGAGTTCTACTGCCAGATCCAGGTCTGCATCATCCAAGATCACCAGCGGTGCATTTCCACCCAGTTCCAATGCAAGACGTTTCATACGGGAACTTGCCAGTGCCTTACTCCCCACCCCCTGCCCAACTTCAGTTGAACCGGTAAATGAAATCATTTTTGGAATTGGATGTTCGACAAAATAATCACCGATTTCTTTGCCCGCACCGGCCACAATATTCAATACCCCATGTGGTGTGCCCGCTTCTTCCAACAGTTTACCAAGCAGTGTTCCACCGGTGACTGGCGTATCACTGGCTGGCTTGAGCACAACCGCATTTCCACAGGCGATGGCCGTAATGACTGAACGCATAGATAAATGAAACGGGAAATTCCATGGGCTGATCACGGCGATCACACCGAGTGGTTTACGTAGCACAATACTTCTACGCGCAGGATCTCGACTTTCTAGTTCTTCTGGCTGGATCAGATCCGGGAATTTGGCACTTTCCTGAATAATTCCTAGTGATGCATCTACTTCAAGATTTGCCTTAAAGCGTGTACTGCCAGATTCCTGAATCAACCAGTCCACAATCTCTTCACGACGTCGTTGAATAATATTGGCCAGATTCTGGATGAGGCCTTTACGTACCTGAACCGAAGTTAAGGCACCTTGCTCAAACGCTTCAAGTGCTGCCTGATAAGCTGCATCTACATCTTCAGTACCTGCGGCTTGTAGGGTAAAAATTTCCTGTTGGGTATAAGGATTAAGATTTTGAATCGTGTGGATCGAGCTACCTTGTTGCCATTTCCCGCCAATAAATTGTTGATTTAGATTTTGATAGGCTGTCATTTCCATCCCTGCAACTTATTAATTTTCATCTACTCTATCAGAACAATTTTAAAGATCAGAATTGAGCGACGAAATGTTACGCTTTTATAGACAAATTTATATGTTCTCTGTTTTTAATTACCAACCATTTCAGATAGACAATAAAAAAGCCTCCGAAGAGGCTTTTTTGAATTAAACAGGATTAGTCACCTGTATAACCTTTTAACTTTAAGCGTGCTGCATGCAGTAGTGGCTCAGTATAACCTGCAGGTTGCTCACCACCTTTGAAGATCAGATCAGATGCCGCTTGGAATGCAATGTTATTTGCAAGGTCAGCAGACATTGGCGTGTAAAGTGGATCATTGGCATTTTGCTCATCCACGATTTTCGCCATACGCGCCATTACATCTTCAACTTGTGCACGCGTTACGATACCGTGACGTAACCAGTTTGCAACGTGTTGAGATGAAATACGTAAAGTTGCACGGTCTTCCATCAAGCCTACATCGTTGATATCAGGCACTTTCGAACAACCAACACCGAGGTCAACCCAACGAACTACATAACCCAAGATACCTTGACAGTTGTTTTCAAGCTCTTTCAGCTTCTCTTCTTCTGTCCAGTTGGTGTCTTTCGCCAATGGCGGTGTTAACAAGTCATCCAATGGAAGTGCTTCAGTTGCAAGCAATTCTTGTTGACGGTTTGCCACGTTAATTTGGTGGTAGTGAATCGCATGAATCACCGCACCTGTTGGTGATGGTACCCATGCACAGCTCGCACCTGCCTCTGGATGTTCAGTTTTGGTTTTGTACATGTCAAGCAACATGTCTGGTTTTGGCCACATGCCTTTACCAATCTGTGCTTTACCACGTAGACCTGTTTGTAGACCCACCATTACATTACGGTTTTCGTAAGCAGGGAACCAAATTTGACCTTTCACTTCCGCTTTACGAACAAATGGACCAGCTTCCATGAAGGTATGGATTTCGTCACCAGTACGGTCCATGAAGCCTGTGTTAATAAAGATGGTACGGTCTTTCGCTTGCGCGATACAGTTCTTCAAGTTCACAGAAGTACGACGTTCTTCATCCATGATACCGATTTTTAAAGTCTTCGCAGGTAGACCAAGCGCTTGTTCAGCACGCTCGAACAATTCCACTGCAAATGCCACTTCTTCAGGACCATGCATTTTTGGCTTCACGATGTACATAGAACCTTTACGCGAGTTCTTAATCGTGTTTTCGCCACGGATGTCAGCAATCGTAAGAAGCGGAGTTACTAGAGCATCCATGATGCCTTCATAGATCTCTTGACCATCTACAAGGATCGCTGGATTCGTCATCAAGTGACCCACGTTACGAAGCAACATTAATGAACGACCGTGAACTTTAGTTTCACCACCATCTGTATTTTTGAAGGTACGGTCAGCATTCAGTTTACGCGTAACAGTTTTACCGTTCTTTTCAATTGACTCTTCAAGCGTACCGCGCATCAAGCCTAACCAGTTACGGTAGCCTTCAACTTTCTCTTCCGCATCAACCGCAGCAACCGAGTCTTCTAAGTCTTGAATTGTGGTAACAGCCGCTTCAAGAACGACATCTTTTACACCAGCCGCGTCAGTTTGGCCAATTGGGCTTGTTGCATCAATTTGAATGATCGCATGTAGACCATTGTTTTTAAGCACAACTTCTGTTGGTGCAGACGCTTCACCGTTATAACCTACAAATTTAGATGCATCCGCAACAGTTGTTGTTGAACTATCTTTGAGCGTTACAACCAGTGCATTGCCTTCAACTGCATATTTGGTGGCATCGGCATGAGAACCTGCCGCCAATGGGAAAATTTCATCTAAGTAATTTTTCGCGAATGCAATTACTTTCTCACCACGTTTCGGGTTATAGCCCTTGCCTTTTTCTGCGCCATCTTCTTCAGAGATTACGTCAAAGCCATAAAGTGCATCGTACAATGAACCCCAACGCGCATTCGCAGCATTCAGACAGTAACGCGCATTACGTACAGGTACTACAAGCTGTGGACCTGCGATGAGTGCAATTTCTTCGTCAACATTTTCAGTCGTAATTTGAAAATCTTCTACTTCTGGTAATAAGTAGCCAATTTCAGTCAAGAAAGCTTTGTAAGCTTGTAATTCAAATGTGTTATTGCGGTGCCATTCATCAATTTGTGCTTGGATGGCATCACGCTTAGCCAAAAGTGCTTTGTTTTTAGGGCTAAGATCAACAACGACTTGTTCAAAGTTTTTCCAGTACGTTTCGCTGTCCAAACCAGAACCTGGTAGTGCTTCATTTTCGATGAAATCGTAAAGTTCCTTAGCAATCGCTAACTTGCCTTTTTGAATACGTGCAGTCATTGTCTTTCCTGATATTGCTACTTTTTATACAAGAGATTCTAGTATAACGATTAAAATTTAGCTGAATAGTACTATCACATTCCTAAATAATGATCATTTTATTTAGCGTCACCCTCATGTCCGCTAATATTGATCAGAATGCTTAGTCATCAATTCACTAAATACCCTAATGACAGTGTATAAAGTTTTCGAAATGTAGAAATTAGACTTAAGTTCAGATTTTCGCGCAAAAATCACGCATTCCCGTATACATTGTCATTCTTGAAGTCCGATTAAGCCATGAAATATGCTTATTGTCGATAAACTGCCCAGTAATTTTGCATAAAAAAAGCGCCGGATCACCGACGCTTTTCGAAGCTTTATTCAACATTGCTGGAAGCAATTTTCTCAATCTGGCGATGCTCCGAATGCAAGTATTCATCTGATTGCATTTCCAGCAGACGCGAACGGGTCCGTTCAATCTCGAACGCCAGTTTTTCACCTTGGTAGATGTCGATGATATTGTCCTCCGAAGTGAGTAGCAATTTCACACCACGGTCATAGAATTCATCTACCAGGTAAATGAAACGGCGCGTACCATCATTCAAGAAATCAGTCAGGTGCGGTACATTGCTGACCAGTACCGTATTATAGATATTGGCGATTTCAATAAAGTCAGCCGGACTACGCGGTTTCAGGCACAGTTCTGCGAATTCACACCACAATACATCTTCGGTATGTGCCACAGTTTCGACAATACGGTTATTAATGATGATCGGTTCATCAGATTGCTGCTGGGTCTGGGTCAGTGCACTAAAGCGCTGTGCCATCCAGTTTTTATGATCATGCGTTAATGGGAACTTGAATAACTGTGCCTGTTTGAGTACACGCAGACGATAATCCACACCCGCATCGACATTTAGAATCACGCAATTCTTTTTCACCAGCTCAATGGTCGGGATAAAACGGTCACGGTGAATACCATTTTTATACAGGCCATCTGGTGCAATATTCGAGGTCGCGACCAGGGTAATGCCGCGCTCAAACAGTTTCTGGAACAGATCACTCAGGATCATGGCATCGGTTACATTCGATACGAAAAATTCATCAAAACAGATGACTACAGCATCTTTATAGATCTGATCTGCCACCAAATCGAGCGGGTTACGTTGACCAGATAATTTGTTCAGTTCACGATGTACATGCTGCATAAAGTGGTGGAAATGCATGCGGATTTTACGGCGAAATGGAATTGAATCGTAGAACTGATCCATCAGCCAGGTCTTACCACGGCCTACACCACCCCACATATACACACCTTTTGGCGCGGTTTGACGGCGGAAACGGCGGAATGCTTTCTTGGAAGCCTTAAAGCGTTGAATTAACTCCACCCAGACACGATCTAGCTCATGTACTGCAATCGCTTGTGCATCATCAGGCATGAACTGACCCGAAGACAGTGCCTGTGCATAACGTTCTGCAGGAGATAAAGGGCTAAAGGCATTGTGCTGATGTGAATTTAAGTCGGACATAAGGTTCATTACTATTGAGATTCATAAAAAATTATAGCGAAGATTCAACTTCAAGCCATAACACTTTGGCATTAGCAAACTTAGGCTATTTTACATATTGGCGTGGACTCTGACCAAACCAGCGTTTAAATGCGTGATTAAACGCCGCGGGTTCAGAATATCCTAACAGTTCTGCAATCATTTCAATTGAATATTGTTTATATTCAATCATTCTTAAGGCTTTATCCTTAATGATATCCTCACGGATCTGCTTATAACTGGTATTCAGTTGTTGCAACTGATGGCGCAAGGTCCGTTCAGGAATATTCAGGGCTTGCGCGGTTTCTGCCATGGTCGGCATTCCTCCACTTTGCAGCTCCAGATAATCCTGCACCCGTTGGATCAGTGAAGGTGTCTTTTCATCTTCACGCAATCGTTCCAGTTCAGTAATACACTTCTTTTCATACAGCTTGAAGGTCATCTCATCTGCGGATGGAATCTTGACATCCAGTACCGCTTCATCAAACCAGAAAACTGCCTGATCAGCATTAAACTGCACCTGATGACCATAATAGTCATGATAGAGCTGCAACTGCTGCATCTCTTCCG is a window of Acinetobacter sp. ASP199 DNA encoding:
- a CDS encoding MarR family winged helix-turn-helix transcriptional regulator: MTKKYAKFLPSTEEFTLENFPYYWVTQVHAQYVLNVDHALKKYGVDNSRRRILLALKAKPHASVSDLSEMVVSKMSTTTKIVYRLKDEGLVDTYSCEDDARITRVVLTEKGHEMFHKINDLTNIVLEQSFEGLTPLQIEKTMESLRHIFKNLAR
- a CDS encoding SOS response-associated peptidase family protein, producing MCANFKPLTLQQLHDLNLPEIPFEYPEEVYPNYQLPLLFKSELGLEWRSVNFGLIPKWAEDKTIGTRTYNARNETLLQKPSFAEATAKCKFGVIPVSEFYESKYFDNKPQRWGVRRKDGKAFYIAAVYEIARVQDEIVRSSTMITMDAIDHPMMKDFHEPGNIKRSVIVIPHQRIDEWLNLKSPNIQSFVEGFPVEEFECSHVPKEVIKKVSPQMNFFE
- a CDS encoding aldehyde dehydrogenase family protein, with amino-acid sequence MTAYQNLNQQFIGGKWQQGSSIHTIQNLNPYTQQEIFTLQAAGTEDVDAAYQAALEAFEQGALTSVQVRKGLIQNLANIIQRRREEIVDWLIQESGSTRFKANLEVDASLGIIQESAKFPDLIQPEELESRDPARRSIVLRKPLGVIAVISPWNFPFHLSMRSVITAIACGNAVVLKPASDTPVTGGTLLGKLLEEAGTPHGVLNIVAGAGKEIGDYFVEHPIPKMISFTGSTEVGQGVGSKALASSRMKRLALELGGNAPLVILDDADLDLAVELTVMGRFMHQGQICMSTNRVIVDQSLHDAYVDKLIARVKTIPVGDPSLPDTIIGPIINQHQVEMHRKIIEHAIQLDAKLVYEGGIEGNVVAPHIFTHVDPYFDIAQEESFGPILPILKADDEEHALDLANNSRFGLSSAVCTSNIERGERFAAQIDAGMTHINGITVADQPNAPFGGEKNSGLGRFNGRWIFEEFTRTHWMTLPKQ
- a CDS encoding malate synthase G — encoded protein: MTARIQKGKLAIAKELYDFIENEALPGSGLDSETYWKNFEQVVVDLSPKNKALLAKRDAIQAQIDEWHRNNTFELQAYKAFLTEIGYLLPEVEDFQITTENVDEEIALIAGPQLVVPVRNARYCLNAANARWGSLYDALYGFDVISEEDGAEKGKGYNPKRGEKVIAFAKNYLDEIFPLAAGSHADATKYAVEGNALVVTLKDSSTTTVADASKFVGYNGEASAPTEVVLKNNGLHAIIQIDATSPIGQTDAAGVKDVVLEAAVTTIQDLEDSVAAVDAEEKVEGYRNWLGLMRGTLEESIEKNGKTVTRKLNADRTFKNTDGGETKVHGRSLMLLRNVGHLMTNPAILVDGQEIYEGIMDALVTPLLTIADIRGENTIKNSRKGSMYIVKPKMHGPEEVAFAVELFERAEQALGLPAKTLKIGIMDEERRTSVNLKNCIAQAKDRTIFINTGFMDRTGDEIHTFMEAGPFVRKAEVKGQIWFPAYENRNVMVGLQTGLRGKAQIGKGMWPKPDMLLDMYKTKTEHPEAGASCAWVPSPTGAVIHAIHYHQINVANRQQELLATEALPLDDLLTPPLAKDTNWTEEEKLKELENNCQGILGYVVRWVDLGVGCSKVPDINDVGLMEDRATLRISSQHVANWLRHGIVTRAQVEDVMARMAKIVDEQNANDPLYTPMSADLANNIAFQAASDLIFKGGEQPAGYTEPLLHAARLKLKGYTGD
- the zapE gene encoding cell division protein ZapE — protein: MSDLNSHQHNAFSPLSPAERYAQALSSGQFMPDDAQAIAVHELDRVWVELIQRFKASKKAFRRFRRQTAPKGVYMWGGVGRGKTWLMDQFYDSIPFRRKIRMHFHHFMQHVHRELNKLSGQRNPLDLVADQIYKDAVVICFDEFFVSNVTDAMILSDLFQKLFERGITLVATSNIAPDGLYKNGIHRDRFIPTIELVKKNCVILNVDAGVDYRLRVLKQAQLFKFPLTHDHKNWMAQRFSALTQTQQQSDEPIIINNRIVETVAHTEDVLWCEFAELCLKPRSPADFIEIANIYNTVLVSNVPHLTDFLNDGTRRFIYLVDEFYDRGVKLLLTSEDNIIDIYQGEKLAFEIERTRSRLLEMQSDEYLHSEHRQIEKIASSNVE
- a CDS encoding AraC family transcriptional regulator yields the protein MKRSILSLMYLIQGMRKAGIALEHKLDNIGLRVDDLDPTSIIHPSLEYDVLKVVGEGIAPEKGISIGQHYALAGYGPLLMLLVTCPTVKDALIHGIRFQQLTHLTGEMSFKQAGHRIALCYRPSNLQNQLGQLVAQAEISGTYKFIQDLYKMMGLSVPEVRIELPFPKPEEMQQLQLYHDYYGHQVQFNADQAVFWFDEAVLDVKIPSADEMTFKLYEKKCITELERLREDEKTPSLIQRVQDYLELQSGGMPTMAETAQALNIPERTLRHQLQQLNTSYKQIREDIIKDKALRMIEYKQYSIEMIAELLGYSEPAAFNHAFKRWFGQSPRQYVK